ATAAATAGTCAGCAGGTTGGcgaaaaagtttttgtgAATCCAGATGTCAAAACTATGGATATTCAGGAAACGTTCCTACAAGATTATGAAGATGAAACGTTTGCTAACGAAGGTCTGAGCGCTTCAAAGTTTAAAGAAGAGTTTTTGCTTATAAGTGATAGCAAGAGTGATCTCAATTCCGAAGAAATAGCAACTCCCAATTCTttggaatttaaaaacaatccAAGAATTAAAGTTCCACGATCACTTTTAACtattttgaatttacaCGACCGTTCTCAACTGAAATTGTTCGAGGTATGTCACAATTCAGAGTTTAAGGACCCCATTAATTTATCCAATTGCTTACGGAATTTGCTAGAGAAGCAGCTATTGTCGTACAATTTTACAGATTGGTTTGCTAGTTTGGGATCTGAATATGAAAATGTGTATGTAAAATTCATATCACACTATGACTTTTCAAGTTTAAATGTTTACGCTtcctttcaaaaattatgCTGTGATCTTTACTATGGCTCGGATGATTACATACACTCTCCTATTTTGCAAGTCTTCGCATCTTGTTGGCTTAAGCAAAATAGTAATTATGGgtttttaaatgaagacattattgttaaaatagtattgattttaattgatttacaTAAATCAACCTATTCTAAAAAGCTCAATTCTTATGTCGTTCCGATGGAAACTTTTGTGAAATATGCTCTCGAGAAACTTCGTCCTCTCATATCTCCAGATTCAGTTTGTATTTTGTCGAAGGAGGACAAAAAGCATTGGCTCAAATATAAGAAGAACCGATCAACGTTTGCCAAATTGCTTTTCTCAACGTGGAGCAATTTACCAAGCGATATCGGTTTCATACTTGAATGCATGCTAAAAGAATATTATGATACGTTTCTGAAGTCTCCATTTGCAGTACCAAATGCCGTGCAAGCACAGTTGCACAACCAAGTAAGAGGTGATTTGACTCCCAAAAGGAATCGATCATCTCTGATATCTgaattaatgaaaagttCAAAATTACTAAAGCAGGAGAGTTCTGGAAACAAAAACAGCACGAGTCTTGAAAGTGATGCTTTTAAGGAATCTTCGtttgttttgaatgaaGAGAATGGAGGAATTTACGCAGGAAAGGAGATTGATCTTCCTGAACCATCAGTTATAGATGGTAGACCACATTTTTCGGTGTTTAATTACACTCATCATAtgcaagaagaaaagaCTCATAACAGGTTACCATGGCACCGACGAGGCATGATTTCATATAAGAAAATGGTTTTAAGCAAAAACAATAGATGGGTAGCAGGTTattggaagaaaaagtacTGTATTGTCGATAGTGGAAAACTAATCTTTTATAAGTCAGATCATTTAGATCCAAATGCTTGCTCAAATGTTAGCCCCATCCATAGAGAATTTGGCTTGCAATCTTGCTTGGCATCTCCCAATTTACCTCCATCAATTAATTCTAATCGCAATAATGTCTTTTATCTAAATATTCCAGGAAATGAGTGCTATCTTTTTGAAGCGCCCAGCGTATTAGCGATGAACGAATGGattcattctttaaattttaatgcAGCCATGATTACTTGCCCTCCTCTACCagaaaatattacaaaCACTGAATATGGTTGGGGGTACATTTTAACAAGAGCTGAGAAAAAGGCTTATTATACTGCTGCTGATGGAACCAAGACCTTTGTCGGTGACCTGGCTCAATTAACACGGTGGAGTCCAATGGACATTCAAGGATTACAAGACATTCCTCGTCCACTGCGTGATAAGGTTCATATTTTACGAGATTGTGTTCCTTCTTTACTGGAAACCTGCCTTCTTTTCCAGTCTTTGCCTgaaaaaatggagaaaTGTTTTGCCGCCGGATCTAAAAATTACCTCAAAGCAATGGATAATTGGAATAGAAAGATGAAGTTTCTATATGAACGATCAATGATGTACAAAGAGTACCAGCGAGTTTTGGAATGCGAGTACGAATATCGGAAATCCCATGATTTCTACCCAACTTTATCTCCTGTAAGATATCCTTATGATTTTAAAggattataaaattaaatttcattCAAAGTAGTTAAAcgaataaataaacttgAGTGATGAAAAGACATTAGGCCTCCGATTGAGAGAATGCTACTTagatatcttttttttagcttCTGAAGAAGAGGGTTAATAGTTGTCGAGAGTTCCAAATAaagtattttgattttatttagaTTTGACAAATCTTTTgtcattttattatttttttatgcttaaACTTCTGATAACATCCAGTTATAgaatatttcattattgCAATATATGCTTCGATGGGATTATTTCAAATGCCTTAATACGCGCTCGTTGAAACTGAATAACTACGTTGGTTACCGCTCATTTTAGCTTTAAACTTACAATAGTAACTTTACTTAGATACTTAATCAAACAGCTTGCGAGAACTTGGATACATGCTATAGCTACCAGAATGCTAAAGTCCAAGTTTCAcctattttgaaataaaacaatatgAGTAGAGGTGTATGCAATTAATAAGGAATAAAGCAATTATAGAAACAGAAAGAAATTGCAGtacttttatatttcaCCTTCGTTGATTTATAATACTGTTTTAAGCATTAATTTctgattaattttttctcgCTTAGATAAAACTCTACATAATCCTTCTTTGCAAAGTCACGTCGCAATGGAGGGCGCTAACGGTTAACATAACCTGAGCACATATCGCGTCTTTTGTGCAGGCGTTTAACAATTGCCCgatatttaaagaatcaCTATTGATAAAACGTACTCATAATTATTCTTCTAcctttaaattattattgaCTTTGTATGATTCAACGAATTATAGTAGAGTTACTTTCCACCTACGTCGCATCAAGGGTATAAAACGACTTCATCTTAATAGATATACGTACTAATCAATTTTAGATTGCTAGAAGTTCTACATTCCAACGCCTGGTGAAAAGCGGAATTCGCAGAGTTGGACAAGAAATCCCAAATTATGAAGCTAAAGCTCCGCTGGAAAGGTCATCAACGATTTTTAACAAGGCAAAACTCTTTGGTAGGCTTTATTTGGAGTCCTCTAAAGaatactttttcaaaaagaaatagtattttaaacaatcaAGTTTGTTTTGAAGCTATTAAATACATCCAAAGGCATTATTTCAGCAGTCAATCGCACCATGTAACCTATCTTCACCAGTCGCCGCTTGAGAAATTGGTGAGTAATGGCGTGGTAAACGAGAACGGAGATTTGACCATGGATTCTCTTTCTCATCAAATATACCTATTACACAAAAATCGCCCCACCTTACCATTAAAACCAACTAACCAGCCTACGAGATTTGCATCTGTTTTGATGCCTCTAGTAAACACTTCTCAAGGAGCTTCTTTACTACTCACGCAACGTTCTCCAAACTTGCGTTCTCATGCTGGACAAATGTGCTTTCCTGGTGGCCGTGTGGAACCTTCAGACGGTTCTCATTATTATGCGGCATTAAGAGAAACTTACGAGGAAATTGGATTCCTccctaatttttttacttacttGACTACTTTCCCTCCATTATTCACCAGAGATGAAAAGACTGAGATTCGGGCTTACCTTGCGTTTTCGGTGCAAACCTCCCTTCCTTCACTTGGGACAGGTGAAGTGaaagatttattttacGTTCCTCTCacctcttttttaaatcccAAGCACCAAAAGATATCTCGATTTCGTAATACGGATTTGCTTTATGTCGAATTTAACATTGATAAGATTCCAAGAATTTGGGGAATAACAGCGGttatattaaatatgtATCTTAATTCTATTTGCCCGGATGCTCTTATCTCAATCCCAAAGTTTTGATTTTACGCTTTAATACCATTACTACATAGacttaattaatatttattttttcttctgttaTTAATAGTAATGCTTGATAATAAAgtcaataaattaaaataattatagTAGTAGAATTAATTGAatgttgttaaaaaaaaagagagtAAAAAACGTAAGTATCCCAGATTAGTAGTTTGCGGTCTTTGCCTTTGCGGCAGCTCTTTGCAATGATTGTTTCAATTGAGCTTGTTTTAGCCACTCATTCTTCATTCGCTTCattctttcaattgaaCAAACAACGATAATTAGACTCTTCAGCTTTATGTGTTTCTTAGATAAATCAGGATCAGGTGAAATTCCAATTTTCTGCAGCATAcgtaaatttattttattgcatGTTTCGTATCCTGTTAGTTgcattaaaataaatttttttgaaaaggcAAGGTCCAAACGAAGAGAGTGCTCTCTTCGACATTTCGATTGAAGATATTTAGTCAACTTAGAGAGTCCCTTTATTTCAGATTCGTATTGCCCTGACTGTGTGGATTGCGGAGTATTTGATTGTAAATTCTTATAGCGTGCACGTAATTGATTATAGTCATCTAACAATGATTTATATTCTTTTCTATTACGTTCCAAAATAGTAGACAGATGATCGATATTGTTAGTCTTAGACTGAAGAGCCTCCCTGAGTGTCTTAAGCATTAATTGGCTTTCGTCGGTAACATTGGAAGTCATCAATTCAGCTTGCTTCATAAAATGATTGTTATAAACCTCTAATTCCTTCTGGATTTCCTTTAGCCTTTCTTCCAGTTCATTTTTATCTTGTACTAAGTTGTTCTGATAATTAAACTGGTTTGATCGATAACTTTCAAGCTCATCGATAAGTATCGAACGTTCTCTTTCTAACCATTTAATCTTTTCCTGCAACTTGGTTGTTTGCTTATTATAGCTGGAAATATCATCCATGAGTAaatttcgattttttaGTTCATCTTGAAGCGCAAGCTTTAGATCTTCAATCGTTTTCTCAAGGTACTCGATTTTAGAAGTATGTTCAGAAGGATATAAATAGCCATTCTTCCGATCAGGAGAGctaaaaaacttttgggCAGCGTTTTCCAAGTCATTCATCTTCTCACTAACGTTTCGATTTCGTTGTGCAAGAATATCATGCTTTGTCTCAGTTCCCAatccaaatttttcaaagcttcTACTAAGTTCCTGTTCCTTTTTACCAGAAAACTGTACAAAATCATGCCGTAACTCTTGCTTCAACGACCGAATCGTTTGGATTTGTTGATTGACAAAATGTTCAATTTGACTGACTATCTGCAAAATACTCACCGAAGAATAATCACATCCCATCAAAAGGCATAGTCTCTTTTTGACAGCATTTTCTTCTATATTCGCCTCCTCAATTCCCCTATTTAAGTGATGCACAAGTTTATCTAGCTCCATTTTGTCAGATTCTAAATGACGAATTTGAGCAAGCTTGTCGGCCAACTCGCTATTGAGcacatttatttctttatttttctcaatATCATCATTTGATCCAGATcgtatttttctttcttcgaagagttttttacttaattCGGATAGTTCTTCCTCCCTCCGGTCTAAGAGGTTTTGGGCatttattaattcattttttagcGAAGAGTATTTTAACTCCAAAGCCTGTTTTTCGTTGCTCATTAATTCAAAACTAGCAGATAGCTTTTGTCCAGCCACTATGGCTTCTTCTCGTTCTTCTTCGCTAACATCTAATTCGTCTTTTACGTCGGTAAGCTGCCGCTGAAGTACTGAAATTTTATCGTTCAGAATTTCCATTAAATTTGTATTATCAAGGTCTTTCGCATTTCCAGATAAATATTTCTTAATGgattctctttctttttcgagCATTGCAACTGTCTCTCGTAATGAACTAATGACCAAgttcttcttttccaaatttgaAGTCAACTCTTTCTCTCGATCttgtaatttattaatgGATTCATGAAACCGCCGCAAATCGTTGTCTTTATACTGAAAAGCATTCATCACTTCATTATaagtttcttctttatccTTAAGCTTATTTCTATATTCATCAATAGTACCGTTTAATTCAGAAACGTTGACTTCGTATGACTTGATACGTTGTTCTAACTCATTTATTAAACGGTCTTTCTCTTTGGTAATAGAGTCAATCTTCAAAGTTAAGCCTTCATTTTCCTCCCTAAGATCGTGTATCTCGTTTAAGTCATTAGAATTCTTCATTCTAAGGGTTTCCAGTTCTTTAGTGACTTCTTGCAATCGGATATTCGTTTCTGCAAGTGCTTTATCTGAATTTTTAGAGGCAAGAAGACGTAAATGATTCTTCTCTTCATCTATTTCACGATTTTGCGTACGTAAAGACTCAATTTGGTTACCCAACGAGGAGGTCATCAACCGTAAACTGTTATTGTCATCTTCCAAAGTTTGGAGTTTGGATTCTAGCACGTCTCGTTCTTCTTCCAAGCTTCTAAATTGAAGCATAATATCTTCAAAGTTTTTACCTTCTTCGTTCATTCGACTAATTTGATCATGTAAAAATTCGATTTCTTCGTTCGCTTTGTGTAATTGTTCTTGAAGGGTATGTACTTGCATGGAATCTGTCAAACCAATTGAGGCCTCGGATTCATGCATTATctgattttctttctctttttcgAGATCGGCAGTAAGCACTTGTATTCTATCCGCAAATTCATCACATTTGGCTTGCAAAATCGCATAGTCTTCTTGAAGATGTACGTAGCTTGAATTCTcctcattttcaaaagctgAAGAGCTATTCTCCTTTTCCTCAATCTGTCTTTTCAGGGTGGCAATTTCGTCTTCTTTCTCAGTAAGCAAATCTTGAGCAACATCTAGCTCTTCCGATAATTCATCAAGCCGATTTTGTAACTGTCGTATTTCATATTCATAATCAACTTCCTTGTTACTTTTATCCTCTTCCATCTCTGTAGATAAACTGTCTTTTTCCCTTTGAACTTTTTCCAAGGCATTCTCCAAAAAACGAATGCGCTCCGTAAAAACTTTTACATTCTGGGATTGCTCGACATCATTAACCTTAGATAAATAATCGACCTTCTCTTCtaatttgaaattcttGTCTTCAGACTTTTGAAGTAAAGATTCAGTTCTCTTAAGCTGAAGCTGTAAGTTTGCTCGTTCGGCATGCAACTCAACATTGTCTTTGACAGCTTCTTTTATCTGTTCGGGAGCCATAGACTCAAGTCGCTTTTCCAAACATACAATTTTGATTCGAAGTCCAAAGTTTTCTCTGCTAACTTTCTCAAGGACCTTTTCTTGCTCACGAAGAGTAAGGGCGGCATTTGCAGGCAATTCTCCATCTGTGTGATCTATTTCGGAATTTTTCGAGAGATCGGTAAGCTTGGAAACGTCGTAAGAGTCATTTCCCTGACTGATGCTCAAAGCTTCTTGAGTAGCTTGTTTAGATATAGCAGATAACCCGTAGGAATTAGGGTCAAAAGAGCCTTTATCGCCCAAACTCCCGTTGTATTTATCTgagtttttatttgaagacTGTAATAATGGAGTAAATTCCAAACTACCTTTTGGTTGATAAGAGCCGTTGCGCAAAGGCGTCTGGAAAGATGATTTATCATTAAGGTACGAACCACGGAAATCAGAATAATCATcgttattatttttgagtGATTTCCCCAAAAAATCAGATTGGCTGATCACAGAATTCGCgttttcatctttaaatTTGGGAGATTGCGTATTAAAATCTCGTTCAGACATAACGTAACTGCGGATGcatgtatttattaaaattatccACCAACTAGCGCAAGTgcataaaattatatagaAACTACTTATTCTGGCAGAATcattaaaaagcaaaaatgtTGTTGATTGTAGTTTGTTTACAGTCGTCAAATGATCAAATAAACTACGAAACAGCTCCCTAATATAAGTAACAACATATCGTATACTTTCGTTATATCTTGTAAGGATGCTAAAAGTCAAAAGGCGAGATTGTAGATATGAAGGATTATCGAATGTAAAACTGCCTTGATATGTTTATTGTACTCAATACAGAATAGAAGAGATAGGAATTTTATTCGGAAGAAGTATTTGGTgctcatttatttatgtataaattgataaaatcATCGATAGGGTCCAAAACGTAAACATGAATCTAAAAACAACTCAGATAAGTTTCAGCAACAAGACGAGCTCTTCCGTTCAAGAAAAGTTTCATCTCACTAATTTCAGCGTCAACTTCCTCCATAAACTCAATAATGAAATCAACTAATTTGTGCTTAAGCATTTCCTCAGTATGGTAATTAGTTATAAGAAAGGAAATATCATAGCCCTATAACAAAGAAAGGTTAGTTTGAtgatatttacaaatagCAATGGCAACttcgaaaaagaaaaaaaagaagaactaTACAATGGCTGAGGCAGAACAGTGAACACTTAAACTAACGCAAAATCTCTAGAAATTCTTCCCTTGAACACTTTTTTGCCAATTACAATTTGTAATAACGTACCTGAACAGGTTTGCGGCgcaaaataaagaaagattCTGCACGACCCATTAAAAACTGCATAAATTTGCGCACAAGAATTCGTTCAATTTCATCGACTTGTTTAATACGAATGCTGAAACGAACACTAATTTCATAAATGCatcagtaaaaaaaatccaaataatGAGAATGACTTTCAAAACTCCGTTATTCCAAATCGAAAGATCAGTGAATGTACCAGTTCGAATCGGAAACATCGGATGCCTAAGACATACCTATTAACAGAGCTCTCAATCAAACACTGTTCTTGCTCATTACGAGAGACCACCAGGGGCTTTAGTAGAATTTCAGGAGACCGTCCAACCTCAACTTCCGGCTGACTCTGGCGTTCTACAATTTCTGATGAGAATTCCTCTAATGCTAAAGAAGCAGTCAGAGTAGAACGAACTGCGTTTAAATAAGGTCTTAAGGTATTAGACTATGCCTTCGTTAATAAATCATATCTTTTTATAACAAAAGAATTCCTCTCTTACCATAATTAGAATCTATGGAGTCAGTCTCCGGGTTTGGTTTTGTGCTAACACGTAGTGTCAGTGTGATATTGCTTAACGAGTTTAGCGGCACAACCACGCACGCTGCGTGGTGTTACCGAAAATGAGTATATAGCTCGTTACTGTATGGCCTTCACCAAGTACCAGCAACATATATAATAAGTATAATTTGCAaagaattacaaaaaaaattatattggGCTTAAACAAgtatttctttcattaattaCAAAAACCATTTATGATGATTCCCATAGCAATTCGTTGGCAAGGGAAGAAGTACGACTTAGAGATTGAACCTAATGAAACAGGAAGCACCTTGAAACATCAACTATACTCGTTGACACAAGTTCCTCCGGAACGACAGAAAGTGATTGTCAAAGGTGGCCAGCTTAAAGACGATGTTTTGCTTGGTTCAGTTGGTATTAAACCAAATGCAACTTTATTAATGATGGGTACTGCAGGCGAACTACCAACAGCTATGCCCATTCCAGCTGTCGAGTCAGTAGAACAAGAGGAATCTGAAGATGATGGCTATCCGTCAGGGCTTATAAACTTAGGCAACACGTGTTACATGAATTCTACAGTTCAAATGCTGCGTGCCATTCCAGAATTATCAGACGCTGTCTCACAATTCAATTCCTCTGGGGGTTTGGTGGCAGAATATCGGACGTTATTAAATTCTATGCAATCTAATGCTCCGGTTACACCAATGAGGTTTCTTCAAAGTCTACGCATGGAGTATCCACAGTTTGCAGAAATGAGTAGAGAAACTGGGGGTTATGCTCAACAGGATGCTGAGGAATGCTGGTCATTCTTGCTATCAGTTTTACAGCGCTCCCTATCATCTGAGTGggtacaaaaaaatatggcTGGAAAACTTTTATCTACTATGAAATGTGATGAAAACGAAGTACAGGAGCAACCCTCTATTTCACATGATACGTTTTTGAGTTTACCTTGCCATATCTCTATGCATACAAGCTATATGACCCAGGGGATCCTTGAAGGGCTTAcgcaaaaaatttctaagCATAGTGATGTATTAAATCGTGATGCCATGTATAGCAAAATCTCAAGGATTTCTCGACTACCCAATTATTTAACTGTTAATTTTGTTCGATTTTACTGGAAAGCATCAATAGGGAAAAAGGCTAAAATTCTTCGTAAGGTTAAGTTTCCATTTGAGCTCGATGCAGTCGAGTTTTGTACTCCTGAACTTTCACAAAAATTGATTCCCGTACGTGACAAATTAcgtgaaattgaaaaaaatgatgaagaacATGAGCGAGCTGCTAAGCGTATCAAAATTCAACCTTCAGAGGACGAGAAGGAGGCGGAAGCTGAGTGCAGGCTTACTCAGGTTGCGACGTGTCAATCACTAGTAGATCCTGAGCTCGCTGATGATGAAGGAGCCAACCCCACCGGCCTTTATGATTTAGTCGGGGTTTTATCACACGCCGGTGCTAGTGCATCTTCAGGCCATTACCAAGCTTGGATAAGAAATAGCAATAATCGTGCTGAATGGTTCAGGTTCAATGACGCAAAGGTATCTATCGTTCCtgctgaaaaaattgaaactCTCGATGGTGGTGGTGAAGCTGACAGTGCCTACATCCTTCTTTATAAGGCAAAAGACATTGCATGAGCTTAcgatttctttatttttttttaaaaccttCTTTTGACTGTTTATTATGGGAAAAGAACTAGAACGTATCATATCAAAGTGGCATTGTTTACTCTCACGTTTTAATAGAAGGGCTGGGTCATGATTTATGTAAGATAAAAACGCTCAAAATATTATTCCAGTAAACAGTTGCATTTATTTACGTGCTTTATTCTATATTATTCTGAAGCAACAAATAAGATACCCAACGTATGAATACTATTTCCTTTACCTTTACACATATACCACAATACTTTCATGCACAACAAACACTAGCATCAAttaagaaattgaaatctATAGATGTACAAAACTTTCTTATTATTAGAAGACgtgttttatttaatggCGAGCAGCAGCCTTGGCATTCTTAATAGCTTGGCCACGAGCGGAACTGGCAGCGGACTTGGCCTTGATGGCCTTCTTTTCAGACTCAGAAGCGGCCTTCTTATCCTTACGTTGCTTCAAAGCAGCAGCACGGGCAGCAGCACGAACTTCAGGGCGTTGGTTACGCTTCTCCTTAATGACATCCAAGTTAGCACCAACAATTCCACGTTGGTGCTTGACGGTACGACGGGTACGCTTCTTGGCATGCTCCTCAGAGATACCCTTCTTGTGCATACGACGGTATAAAACAGTCCAAGACAAACGACGAGGATTCTTGCGTTGTAAGAAAAGGCTTTCAGACTTCTTGTTGACAAAGCGGAAAACCTTGTTGTCCCCACGGACGAAAAGTCTTCCAGCGCCAGGATAAACCTTGGATCCAGAAAATGAGCAAACTTCCACCTTCATCGTGTCTTGGTTTGTGTAATGTTGTGAAGAATAATGGTTTTCAATGTTTCATCTGTTGTCCTATGCCTAAAATATACAGTCACTTACCCTACCCTAAAACAACAGGGCTTTTACAATCACTTTAAGCAACCATAAAgcattttattcaaaagttatatacaaattaattaatttgagaaaaatgTAATCAACACTGGAATCATCGAATTTTAATCAATTGGCCTTCTTCACCTATTATAGACTGTTTAGGGGTAGAATTAAGAAAACAGTTCAAAACTCAATATATTCAGCTATATAcagaatatttttttcgtagCATTTGAACAATATATTTCATCGTAGTTAACAAGTTAAGAGTTTTTCGTTCTATTATGATTAATCGATTATCAGGTGTTtaatttctgtttttttataagaTGCGTATTTAGTGGTACAACAGAgaagtattaaaaagtgACTTACTGAATTCATAGGCTACTATAgctgtttaaaaaaaaatctaatcaattctttaataataaaacagaaaaaaagagaaagttTATGATCGTTGTCTGATTTCTTTAGAAGGCTCGGAATTCGCTAGCTTTTTGGAAGGTGGCTCAACAAATTCTTCATTCTTCATACGTTTTTCGGATGTCCTGGAAATAGTTATCAAGCGACCTTCAGAATCAATGTGAGGACTTTCAACCAGTTTTCGAGAAAGTGCATCATCTACCAAGCTTCCCCACAAGTCATCTGTTTTCAATGTTTCCATATTTCCTATGATTAACAAAGAGCTTCTTGCACGTGTTAATGCAACATTCAATCGCCTAAAGTCTCTTAAGAAACCAATGCCATGTTTAGAATAACTTTTAACACATGAAAAGAAGATAATGTCTTTTTCCTGACCCTGAAAACCATCAACAGTCTGAATGTCAATAGTCGACATAAACGATTTTCCGTATTTAACTTTAAATGCTCGACGAAGTTCATGAAGTTGGGATCGATATGGGGTAATAACACCTATTCGCCCGGTGAAATTAACGTCGggaaatttatttagtaATTCATCGACCATATTGACGAGATACTCGACTTCTTCCAGGTTATACGTGGACATAGTATTAGACGTTCTCTCTTTACCTCTAACGTCAAAAAGACGATATTGTGTAAATTTGGGATTAACATGCCAAACCTGTTGTGTTTTTTCAGCCATATTATCACCATCTTCTAATCGTGAATCGTAGAACTTCTTACTCGGGAAGTGGCTAATATCCGGGTGCATACGATATTGAATACTCAATAGACACATTTGATTGGAAAAGTTCTTTTGAATACGCACGAATAGTGATTGCGAATAATTAAGACTGGCCGCCTTCTTACTTAATACAGTAGGGGGTAATTGATTTGGATCACCTACTAATATACATTTCTTTGCACCATAACGAAGGGGAATGATGGTATCAAGCTCAACAGCTTGTGCAGCCTCATCGATTATTACGGTAGAAAAGTTCAAAGAACTATGTGCTACCAAATCGTGACCACTTCCGGAAAGCGTGGCGCATACAACATCTGCTTGCTTTAAGATCGCTTTCTGAGCTTTCTTTCTCAAAAGATCAacttctttgtttttagtGAAACTCTGGCTTTGAAGTTCCTCAACCTTCTGTTCtgccaaatttttttcatttatt
This portion of the Schizosaccharomyces pombe strain 972h- genome assembly, chromosome: I genome encodes:
- the spo7 gene encoding ArfGEF Spo7, with product MDFRITEGSSPTSLSVSEKIAKLESCNDSRITCRPVRESKPTYTSGQKHSALLSKLKRSKVTTDFCKLEESKGIICQENLHTEGAKSKTENISGEDKSSQRRTRLKQIQEFISHRRSFLNSNANSVESEKILAENNHMFNVKSKLSNKESFIKTRRPRTNGELSDLSLQPKRIFSEPVNSHPSQSMFGNGVRASSGSYSLKRDLKDYEEELPSSKKRQRTPPPIVVTNFPQEIFPSKKISLSAKRRIQGKYSGENVRARIELARERNRKRDYVSNLSKGHTTNALEENPFNLGPNYRASTRKCNRIKEAINLFAAKNGSMEVPPKVSVGDSVLTTSQKFLQVIREKTALLMNQDSNSVQPQALAAAESPTTKAPTTKAPTSEAPPKGHVKQLAKQLGNIYMPQSINNVEPTSHSSISKVVNPSEKVISKIERACLAGNGNVHPSIKMEKNLELNPHPRTLNATEHKINSRIQVSKLNTKNELANADPKMYLLENLSDRLYFCKLAKLLLRKYPLDIAEHQFALVYSRFQRIPLKQISCLKQSLVAYYSVLSEVGITNEIMLRENRFSSPKTPEGLVSISKLLLDDREHLSHDERSYIQQLQSQIKSQSVHHENAAEEIRKMRNLRNSRINSQQVGEKVFVNPDVKTMDIQETFLQDYEDETFANEGLSASKFKEEFLLISDSKSDLNSEEIATPNSLEFKNNPRIKVPRSLLTILNLHDRSQLKLFEVCHNSEFKDPINLSNCLRNLLEKQLLSYNFTDWFASLGSEYENVYVKFISHYDFSSLNVYASFQKLCCDLYYGSDDYIHSPILQVFASCWLKQNSNYGFLNEDIIVKIVLILIDLHKSTYSKKLNSYVVPMETFVKYALEKLRPLISPDSVCILSKEDKKHWLKYKKNRSTFAKLLFSTWSNLPSDIGFILECMLKEYYDTFLKSPFAVPNAVQAQLHNQVRGDLTPKRNRSSLISELMKSSKLLKQESSGNKNSTSLESDAFKESSFVLNEENGGIYAGKEIDLPEPSVIDGRPHFSVFNYTHHMQEEKTHNRLPWHRRGMISYKKMVLSKNNRWVAGYWKKKYCIVDSGKLIFYKSDHLDPNACSNVSPIHREFGLQSCLASPNLPPSINSNRNNVFYLNIPGNECYLFEAPSVLAMNEWIHSLNFNAAMITCPPLPENITNTEYGWGYILTRAEKKAYYTAADGTKTFVGDLAQLTRWSPMDIQGLQDIPRPLRDKVHILRDCVPSLLETCLLFQSLPEKMEKCFAAGSKNYLKAMDNWNRKMKFLYERSMMYKEYQRVLECEYEYRKSHDFYPTLSPVRYPYDFKGL
- the pcd1 gene encoding coenzyme A diphosphatase; this translates as MKLKLRWKGHQRFLTRQNSLVGFIWSPLKNTFSKRNSILNNQVCFEAIKYIQRHYFSSQSHHVTYLHQSPLEKLVSNGVVNENGDLTMDSLSHQIYLLHKNRPTLPLKPTNQPTRFASVLMPLVNTSQGASLLLTQRSPNLRSHAGQMCFPGGRVEPSDGSHYYAALRETYEEIGFLPNFFTYLTTFPPLFTRDEKTEIRAYLAFSVQTSLPSLGTGEVKDLFYVPLTSFLNPKHQKISRFRNTDLLYVEFNIDKIPRIWGITAVILNMYLNSICPDALISIPKF
- the pcp1 gene encoding gamma tubulin complex linker, pericentrin/kendrin Pcp1, giving the protein MSERDFNTQSPKFKDENANSVISQSDFLGKSLKNNNDDYSDFRGSYLNDKSSFQTPLRNGSYQPKGSLEFTPLLQSSNKNSDKYNGSLGDKGSFDPNSYGLSAISKQATQEALSISQGNDSYDVSKLTDLSKNSEIDHTDGELPANAALTLREQEKVLEKVSRENFGLRIKIVCLEKRLESMAPEQIKEAVKDNVELHAERANLQLQLKRTESLLQKSEDKNFKLEEKVDYLSKVNDVEQSQNVKVFTERIRFLENALEKVQREKDSLSTEMEEDKSNKEVDYEYEIRQLQNRLDELSEELDVAQDLLTEKEDEIATLKRQIEEKENSSSAFENEENSSYVHLQEDYAILQAKCDEFADRIQVLTADLEKEKENQIMHESEASIGLTDSMQVHTLQEQLHKANEEIEFLHDQISRMNEEGKNFEDIMLQFRSLEEERDVLESKLQTLEDDNNSLRLMTSSLGNQIESLRTQNREIDEEKNHLRLLASKNSDKALAETNIRLQEVTKELETLRMKNSNDLNEIHDLREENEGLTLKIDSITKEKDRLINELEQRIKSYEVNVSELNGTIDEYRNKLKDKEETYNEVMNAFQYKDNDLRRFHESINKLQDREKELTSNLEKKNLVISSLRETVAMLEKERESIKKYLSGNAKDLDNTNLMEILNDKISVLQRQLTDVKDELDVSEEEREEAIVAGQKLSASFELMSNEKQALELKYSSLKNELINAQNLLDRREEELSELSKKLFEERKIRSGSNDDIEKNKEINVLNSELADKLAQIRHLESDKMELDKLVHHLNRGIEEANIEENAVKKRLCLLMGCDYSSVSILQIVSQIEHFVNQQIQTIRSLKQELRHDFVQFSGKKEQELSRSFEKFGLGTETKHDILAQRNRNVSEKMNDLENAAQKFFSSPDRKNGYLYPSEHTSKIEYLEKTIEDLKLALQDELKNRNLLMDDISSYNKQTTKLQEKIKWLERERSILIDELESYRSNQFNYQNNLVQDKNELEERLKEIQKELEVYNNHFMKQAELMTSNVTDESQLMLKTLREALQSKTNNIDHLSTILERNRKEYKSLLDDYNQLRARYKNLQSNTPQSTQSGQYESEIKGLSKLTKYLQSKCRREHSLRLDLAFSKKFILMQLTGYETCNKINLRMLQKIGISPDPDLSKKHIKLKSLIIVVCSIERMKRMKNEWLKQAQLKQSLQRAAAKAKTANY